The Variovorax sp. PMC12 genome segment ATGCTGGTGCGTCCGCTGTTTATCACGTCGTTCATGCTGGCCGACTTCCTGGAGGACAACGGCTTCTTCGGCGCGAAGCAGGTGGTGGTGTCGAGCGCGTCGAGCAAGACCGCGTTCGGCACGGCCTTCTGCCTGGGCAGGCGCGAAGGGCTCGAGCTGATTGCCGCCACGTCCAACGGCAATCGCGCCTTCGTGGAGGGCCTGGGCTGCTACGACCGCACGCTGGCCTATGAAGAGATCGCCGCGCTGCCCGCCGACGTGCCCACGCTGTATGTCGACTTCTCCGGCAACGACGAACTGCGCGCGACCGTGCACCACCACTTCAGCGAATCGCTGGTCTACGACTGCTACGCGGGGTCCGCGCAGAAGACAGAGTTCCTCGGCGACGCCACGATGCTGCCCGGCCCCGCGCCGCAGCTCTACTTTGCGCCGGTGCAGATCCGCAAGCGCAATGCCGACTGGGGCCCGCAGGAGGTCAACCGCCGTTTCAACGAGGCGCAGGGCCGCTTCATCGCCGAGATCAGCCGGCCCGGCAACCGCTGGATGGCGCTGGCGCAGGGCGAAGGCTTCGCGCATGCGCAGGCGGTGATCGCCGACCTGCACGCCGGCAAGGTCGACCCGCGGCAGGCGCATGTGGTGCGGCTCGCAGGCTGACTGAACTTCCGCCGGGCCGGCACGTCACAGGGCGTTACGACGACGGGGAGCGATGCGGACGCTGCGGTGCCCTTATTGGTGCACCATAGCCTTCGTCTCCCTGTGCCTTCCACGCCAGCCAAAGGAAACCGACCCATGCCCGAAAGCGATATCCGCGACACGCGCGACGCACCCGAATTCCGCCCCCGCCGCGAGACGCCCGTTGGCACGATCATCGTCATCGTGCTGGTGCTGCTGGCCGCCGCCTTCTTCGGCTGGCGCTGGTACCAGCAACAGCAAAAGCCGCCGGAGCCCGCGCCCGTGGCCGCCGCGCCGGCCGACGCACCGCCGCCGCCACCGCCCGCAAAGGCCGAGCCCACCGGCCCGCAGAACCCGGTCGATGCGCTCGCGCCGCCCGACGCCGCGCTGCCCAAGCTCGCCGATTCCGATTCGCGCGTGATGAAGGCGCTGGCCGAACTGCTGGGCGCCAAGAACGCCGAAGCCTTCCTGCGTTCCGACGGCATCGTGCGGCGCTTCGTGGCCACGGTGGACAACCTGGCGCGCGAGCAGGCGCCCGCCAGCGCATGGCCGGTGCAGCCCACGGGCCAGCGCTTCATCACCGAAGGGCAGGGCGAGGCGCAGACCATTTCCGCCAACAACGCGGCGCGCTACAACGGCTTCGTGATGCTGGTGCAGTCGGTCGATCCGGCCAAGGCCGCGGCGGTGTACGCCAGGCTCTATCCGCTGTTCCAGCAGGCCTATGAAGAGCTGGGCTACCCGGGGCGCTACTTCAACGACCGGCTCATCGCGGTGATCGACAACCTGCTGCAGGCGCCCGAGCCCAAGGGCCCGGTGCAGGTGCGGCTGGTCGAGGTGAAGGGCGACGTGCCTTCGCAGCGCCCGTGGGTGCGCTACGAGTATGTCGACCAGGCGCTGGAGAAGGCGAGCGCCGGCCAGAAGATCATGGTGCGCATGGGCCCGGAGAACGAGCGCAAGATGAAGGCCAGCCTGCGCGCGCTGCGCCAGCAGATCGCGACGGCCGACCTCGCGAAGAAGAAGTCGCAGTAGCCCAGGCCGGCCTGGGCACCTGGACTCAGGCCTCTTCGGTTTCCTGGTAGTCGCCCACGGGCACGCAGCTGCAGAACAGGTTGCGGTCGCCGTAGACGTTGTCGACGCGGCCGATCGGCGGCCAGTACTTGGCGTTCTTGAGCGTGGCCAGCGGGAACGCGCCGAGTTCGCGCGAGTACGGGTGGCTCCACTCGGTGCCCAGCAGGCTCGCGGCGGTGTGCGGCGCGTGCTTGAGCGGGTTGTCCTCCTTCGGCCAGACGCCTTCCTCGATGCGGCGGATTTCGCCGCGGATGGCGATCATCGCGTCGATGAAGCGGTCGAGCTCGGCCAGCGGCTCGCTCTCGGTGGGCTCCACCATCAGCGTGCCGGGCACGGGGAAGCTCAGCGTGGGCGCGTGGAAGCCGTAGTCGATCAGGCGCTTGGCCACGTCCTCGGCGGTCACGCCGCTGGTGTCCTTGAGCGGGCGCAGGTCGAGGATGCACTCGTGCGCTACGTGGCCATTGGGGCTGGCGTACAGCGTGGGGTAGTGGTCCTTCAGGCGCGCGCTGATGTAGTTGGCGCTCAGGATGGCCGTCTCGGTCGCGGCCTGCAGGCCCTTGGCGCCCATCATGCGGCAGTACATCCAGCTGATCGGCAGCACGGCCGCGTTGCCCAGTGGCGCTGCTGACACGGCACCCACGCCGTGCGACGGCACGCCGGCCGTCACATGGCCCGGCAGGTACGGCACCAGGTCTTCGACCACGCAGACCGGGCCCACGCCCGGGCCGCCGCCGCCATGCGGAATGCAGAAAGTCTTGTGCAGGTTCAGGTGGCTCACGTCGCCGCCGAACTCGCCCGGCGCAGCCACGCCGACCAGCGCGTTCATGTTGGCGCCGTCCAAGTACACCCGGCCGCCGTGCGCATGCACCAGCTCGCAGAGTTCCTTCACGCGGGTTTCGAACACGCCGTGCGTGCTGGGGTAGGTGATCATCACCGCGGCCAGGTTGGCGCTGTGTTTCTCGCAGGCGCGCTTCAGGTCGTCCATGTCGACGTTGCCCTGCGCGTCGCAGGCCGTCACCACCACCTGCAGGCCCACCATCTGTGCGCTCGCGGGGTTGGTGCCGTGCGCGGACGACGGAATCAGGCAGATGTTGCGATGCCCCTGGCCCTTGGCTTCATGGAAGGACTTGATGGCCAGCAGGCCCGCGTATTCGCCCTGCGAGCC includes the following:
- a CDS encoding DUF2855 family protein; translated protein: MNNAFTLTRLQTRKNALGTTRVVTTQDPGALQPGEVLMKIGRFSLTTNNITYAAFGDAVMKYWHFFPTGDADWGHMPAWGFADVAASNVEGVAVGERFYGYFPIASHMRMQPVRVTPRGFYDGASHRSELVSAYNQYMRCSNDAGYVAALEDYQMLVRPLFITSFMLADFLEDNGFFGAKQVVVSSASSKTAFGTAFCLGRREGLELIAATSNGNRAFVEGLGCYDRTLAYEEIAALPADVPTLYVDFSGNDELRATVHHHFSESLVYDCYAGSAQKTEFLGDATMLPGPAPQLYFAPVQIRKRNADWGPQEVNRRFNEAQGRFIAEISRPGNRWMALAQGEGFAHAQAVIADLHAGKVDPRQAHVVRLAG
- a CDS encoding DUF3014 domain-containing protein, with protein sequence MPESDIRDTRDAPEFRPRRETPVGTIIVIVLVLLAAAFFGWRWYQQQQKPPEPAPVAAAPADAPPPPPPAKAEPTGPQNPVDALAPPDAALPKLADSDSRVMKALAELLGAKNAEAFLRSDGIVRRFVATVDNLAREQAPASAWPVQPTGQRFITEGQGEAQTISANNAARYNGFVMLVQSVDPAKAAAVYARLYPLFQQAYEELGYPGRYFNDRLIAVIDNLLQAPEPKGPVQVRLVEVKGDVPSQRPWVRYEYVDQALEKASAGQKIMVRMGPENERKMKASLRALRQQIATADLAKKKSQ